Below is a genomic region from Rhodohalobacter sp. 614A.
GAAACCAAACACACGTATCCGAAATACAGCATTTATTTGAAGAGATTGTGAATTTTCTTTCAATTCAAAAGGGGAGAGCTTTTGTAGTACAGACTTTGCGATGTTAAAAAGTTCTTTTTCATTCAATGGATATTCGACAGCATGGATCGTACAGTTCGGTGAATCCGGACAAGGTTTGAATGGATGATTTTTAGTATCAGGTTCAAAATCACCGGGTGTTGAGCCAAAGAAATACTTGATGACGGAGGTTATCAAAAGTAAAGTATTTAAATTTTCAGAAGATGATTTGCAGTCATTGGGAG
It encodes:
- a CDS encoding DUF1499 domain-containing protein, which gives rise to MITSVIKYFFGSTPGDFEPDTKNHPFKPCPDSPNCTIHAVEYPLNEKELFNIAKSVLQKLSPFELKENSQSLQINAVFRIRVFGFKDDVKIIIQPAESAKSMLHIKSASRVGRSDLGVNRRRIKQILSAVNKQLT